A window of Costertonia aggregata contains these coding sequences:
- a CDS encoding AraC family transcriptional regulator — protein MKYCIVFVLLVFANFKSTSQELEKSIPKTDSVAEKQATYYVQKLTNVYHNGEYDEHKAYSDSLYALAKENGLVKFQILGRVNQAVYYKNRGKQDKSLTLYREALELTKAIPEDYRTKIIILVNLGNIYVDIEAHPKAIQTLENVLELLEKHEKNPKIEAAALNGLSNSYDGLGNMDKALEYLMRSKELGEEIKNERIIATALNNISEIKYYQKNYQEAVSTGNKALELEYTRENISEKASALLHIGAANIKLNNIALAVAQLEEANAIAIDKKLPEIELFCQKFLGEAYLLQNEVEKASEAERTYLSLKNNTLKVKDRAVRLDLEKDLTDKNNIISRLKNNNNTWIVRSLVLTAILFVTCLLFYLYQRRIRRTQEKIQHQFIGLGKNNVLENNNTKKSEYRSLNPETTSSYKNSSLTKDLLEEYKECLIQFTKANKPYLNSELSQSELASQLGMSSYHLSEVLNSGFDQNFYNFINSYKVLEAQKLMRSKSHKDSKLLAIAFDSGFKSKTSFNRIFKNHTGKTPSEYRKNLTQ, from the coding sequence ATGAAGTATTGCATTGTTTTTGTTCTATTGGTCTTCGCCAATTTTAAGTCAACTTCACAAGAACTTGAAAAGTCAATACCCAAAACAGATTCCGTTGCAGAAAAACAAGCAACATACTATGTACAAAAATTAACAAACGTATATCATAACGGGGAATATGACGAACACAAAGCCTATAGTGATTCTTTATATGCGCTAGCAAAAGAAAACGGACTGGTCAAATTTCAAATATTGGGAAGGGTAAATCAAGCGGTATATTATAAAAACCGTGGCAAACAAGACAAATCCTTGACCTTATATAGAGAAGCACTTGAACTTACCAAGGCCATTCCAGAAGATTACAGAACAAAAATTATCATTCTGGTAAACTTGGGAAACATCTATGTAGATATTGAGGCACACCCCAAGGCCATACAAACCCTGGAAAATGTATTGGAGCTTTTGGAAAAACATGAGAAAAACCCAAAAATAGAGGCGGCAGCCCTTAACGGACTTTCCAATAGTTATGATGGGCTTGGTAATATGGACAAGGCTTTAGAATATTTGATGCGCTCTAAAGAATTAGGCGAGGAAATTAAGAACGAACGCATAATCGCTACCGCACTAAACAATATCAGCGAAATCAAATACTACCAAAAAAATTATCAAGAAGCCGTAAGTACCGGTAACAAAGCCCTGGAACTAGAATATACAAGGGAAAATATTTCCGAAAAGGCATCCGCATTACTCCATATAGGAGCCGCTAACATAAAGTTGAACAATATTGCCCTAGCAGTTGCCCAATTGGAAGAAGCTAATGCAATCGCCATTGATAAAAAACTTCCGGAAATAGAGCTGTTCTGCCAAAAATTTCTCGGCGAAGCATACCTATTACAGAATGAGGTAGAAAAAGCATCGGAAGCGGAAAGAACATATCTTTCGCTAAAAAACAATACATTAAAAGTAAAAGATAGAGCGGTAAGGCTAGACCTTGAAAAGGACCTGACCGATAAAAACAATATCATATCCCGTTTAAAAAACAACAACAATACATGGATCGTTAGGTCGCTCGTTTTAACGGCCATACTTTTTGTAACGTGTTTACTTTTCTATTTGTACCAAAGAAGAATCCGTAGGACGCAAGAGAAAATTCAACATCAATTTATCGGCTTGGGCAAAAACAATGTGCTTGAAAATAACAACACTAAGAAAAGTGAGTACCGATCATTAAATCCCGAAACCACTTCTTCCTATAAAAATTCATCTCTGACCAAAGATCTTCTTGAGGAATATAAAGAGTGTTTGATACAATTTACCAAAGCGAACAAACCATACCTGAACAGTGAACTTTCACAATCCGAGCTTGCTTCGCAATTAGGAATGAGCAGCTATCATTTATCTGAAGTGCTAAATTCCGGATTTGACCAAAACTTCTATAACTTTATTAATTCGTACAAAGTGCTTGAAGCACAAAAATTAATGCGATCTAAAAGTCATAAAGATTCCAAACTTTTAGCTATCGCTTTTGATTCCGGTTTTAAAAGCAAGACTTCTTTCAACAGAATTTTTAAGAACCACACGGGCAAGACCCCTTCAGAATATAGGAAAAATCTTACTCAATAA
- the argH gene encoding argininosuccinate lyase: MKLWDKGFSTDKKIDHFTVGNDRELDLHLAKYDVIASKAHAKMLGKIGLLSKKETNDLVTELDKIATKIEEGSFTIEDNFEDMHSKIEFQLTVALGDTGKKIHTARSRNDQVLVAMHLYLKDELSEIKTQTKTLFDLLLNLADKHKRVLLPGYTHLQIAMPSSFGLWFSAYAESLIDDLYFIEAAYRIADQNPLGSAAGYGSSFPIDRRFTTQDMGFETMKYNVVAAQMSRGKVEKATAFGMANIAATISKMAMDICLYMSQNFDFISFPDELTTGSSIMPHKKNPDVFELVRGKCNKLQSIPNQLTLVINNLPSGYHRDLQLVKEIIVPAIQDMKACLEILTFSLKEIRVNENIIEDPKYDYLFSVDTLNELVQNGMPFRDAYKQMGQEIQAGNFTPKRKIKHTHEGSLDNLCLKEIREKMSKLS; this comes from the coding sequence ATGAAACTTTGGGACAAAGGCTTTAGTACCGATAAAAAAATAGACCATTTCACCGTAGGTAATGACCGTGAACTTGATTTACACCTGGCAAAATATGATGTGATCGCATCCAAAGCCCATGCCAAAATGTTGGGCAAAATTGGGTTATTGTCGAAAAAAGAGACAAATGACCTAGTTACGGAATTAGATAAAATCGCCACAAAAATCGAAGAGGGTTCTTTTACAATTGAAGATAATTTTGAAGATATGCACTCCAAAATAGAATTTCAATTGACCGTGGCCCTGGGCGATACAGGTAAAAAAATCCATACGGCGCGCTCTCGAAACGACCAAGTTTTGGTCGCCATGCATTTGTATTTAAAAGATGAGCTCTCCGAGATTAAAACTCAGACCAAAACCCTTTTTGATTTATTATTGAACTTGGCGGATAAGCATAAAAGAGTCTTATTACCAGGCTATACCCATTTACAAATCGCAATGCCATCTTCTTTCGGATTATGGTTTTCAGCTTATGCTGAAAGTTTGATCGATGACTTGTATTTCATTGAAGCCGCTTACAGAATCGCGGACCAAAACCCATTGGGCAGTGCGGCGGGTTATGGAAGTTCCTTCCCCATCGACAGAAGGTTCACTACTCAAGATATGGGTTTCGAGACTATGAAATACAACGTGGTTGCCGCGCAAATGAGTCGAGGCAAAGTCGAAAAAGCTACGGCTTTCGGAATGGCCAATATCGCCGCTACAATATCAAAAATGGCCATGGATATCTGTTTGTATATGAGCCAGAATTTCGATTTCATATCCTTTCCCGATGAATTGACTACAGGTTCCAGTATCATGCCGCATAAGAAAAACCCCGATGTTTTTGAATTGGTCAGGGGCAAATGCAACAAACTGCAATCCATTCCCAATCAATTGACTTTGGTGATCAATAACCTTCCCAGTGGCTATCATCGTGATTTGCAATTGGTCAAGGAAATCATCGTGCCTGCGATTCAAGATATGAAAGCTTGTTTGGAGATTTTGACCTTTAGTCTAAAAGAAATCCGTGTCAACGAAAACATCATTGAAGACCCCAAATATGACTATTTATTCAGTGTGGACACTCTGAACGAACTCGTTCAGAACGGTATGCCTTTTCGTGATGCCTACAAACAAATGGGGCAGGAAATTCAGGCAGGCAACTTCACCCCCAAACGAAAAATCAAACACACCCATGAAGGTAGTTTGGACAATTTGTGTTTGAAAGAGATTCGAGAGAAGATGAGCAAGCTATCTTAA
- a CDS encoding M20 family metallo-hydrolase: protein MMQEKLTEKALDLLKQLISIQSFSSEEDKTADAIQEWFKEFDISFERIHNNVFAKNKFWDDSKPTLLLNSHHDTVKPNKAYTKDPFHPHIEDGKLYGLGSNDAGGCLVSLLATFSHFFEQENLNHNILMVASVEEESAGENSLRGLLPHLPEIDVAIVGEPTLMDLAIAEKGLIVFDAVVKGTPSHAAHPNNDNSIYNTIEVLEWFKNYKFEKTSEALGDVKMTVTQINAGSQHNVVPAQVELVIDVRVNDAYTNQEIADLLKAEAPCELQERGLKLNSSKIDKNHALVQSGIALGRQTYGSPTLSDQAALTCQSLKLGPGDSTRSHSADEYIYVHEIEEGIDLYIKILEGFLKKT from the coding sequence ATGATGCAGGAAAAATTGACAGAGAAAGCCTTGGATTTATTGAAACAATTGATTTCAATACAATCCTTTTCATCCGAAGAAGATAAAACCGCCGATGCCATTCAAGAATGGTTCAAAGAATTTGATATTTCTTTTGAACGGATTCATAACAACGTTTTTGCAAAGAACAAATTCTGGGATGACAGCAAACCGACTCTGCTATTAAACTCCCACCACGACACGGTAAAACCGAATAAGGCCTATACCAAAGACCCGTTTCATCCACATATCGAAGATGGTAAATTATACGGATTGGGCAGCAATGATGCGGGCGGATGTTTGGTTTCCCTACTAGCTACGTTCTCTCATTTTTTCGAGCAGGAAAACCTCAACCACAATATTTTGATGGTCGCTTCCGTGGAAGAAGAAAGTGCTGGTGAGAATAGTTTAAGAGGATTGCTTCCCCACCTTCCCGAAATCGATGTGGCGATAGTTGGTGAACCCACCTTAATGGATCTGGCCATTGCTGAAAAGGGACTGATTGTCTTTGACGCAGTAGTCAAAGGAACTCCGTCCCATGCGGCACATCCAAACAATGATAACTCCATTTATAATACGATCGAAGTATTGGAGTGGTTCAAGAATTATAAATTTGAAAAGACATCCGAAGCGCTTGGAGATGTAAAAATGACCGTGACCCAAATCAATGCGGGCAGTCAACACAATGTGGTCCCCGCACAAGTGGAACTGGTGATCGATGTTCGTGTAAACGATGCGTATACCAATCAGGAAATTGCGGATTTATTAAAGGCCGAAGCACCCTGTGAGTTACAAGAACGTGGGTTGAAATTGAACTCCTCCAAAATAGATAAAAATCACGCTTTAGTACAATCAGGAATCGCTTTGGGACGACAAACCTACGGCTCACCTACCCTTTCCGACCAAGCCGCATTGACCTGTCAATCGCTAAAATTGGGTCCCGGAGATAGTACGCGTTCCCACTCCGCAGATGAGTATATTTACGTGCATGAAATCGAGGAAGGCATTGATTTGTATATTAAAATATTGGAAGGATTCTTAAAAAAGACATGA
- the argB gene encoding acetylglutamate kinase codes for MKKSRDKHLPLGEAGRGLSIIKIGGNVIENKQELTKFLSLFVKLDGNKILVHGGGKLATQLATRLGIESKMVEGRRITDAETLKIITMVYAGLTNKNIVAQLQTNNCNAIGLSGADGDTIQAHKRPVKEIDYGFAGDVDGVNSQTISKLLEADFIPVFCAMTHDGNGQLLNTNADTIAAEVAIHMSSLYETTLYYCFEKKGVLKDINDENSVIRQIDNRKYTILLNDGVIADGMIPKIDNCFYAVERGVEKVCIGHHSMLDSKNELFTTITL; via the coding sequence ATGAAAAAATCACGTGATAAACACCTCCCCTTGGGGGAGGCCGGGAGGGGCTTATCCATAATAAAAATCGGTGGAAACGTCATCGAAAATAAACAGGAACTCACCAAGTTCTTAAGCCTTTTTGTAAAGCTTGACGGGAACAAAATTTTAGTCCATGGTGGCGGAAAATTGGCTACCCAACTCGCAACCAGACTCGGTATCGAGTCAAAAATGGTCGAAGGACGACGAATAACCGATGCGGAAACGCTGAAAATAATCACCATGGTATATGCCGGATTGACCAACAAAAATATTGTAGCCCAATTACAAACTAATAACTGTAATGCGATTGGATTAAGCGGAGCCGATGGAGATACCATTCAAGCACATAAACGGCCAGTAAAAGAAATCGATTATGGATTTGCGGGCGATGTTGATGGCGTGAATAGTCAAACGATTTCAAAACTGTTGGAAGCAGATTTCATTCCAGTCTTCTGTGCCATGACCCATGATGGAAATGGTCAACTTTTAAATACAAATGCGGACACTATTGCAGCCGAGGTAGCCATTCATATGAGTAGCCTATACGAAACAACACTTTATTATTGCTTTGAAAAAAAGGGTGTCTTAAAGGACATCAATGACGAAAATTCCGTTATCAGGCAAATTGATAATAGGAAATACACGATACTTCTAAACGACGGGGTAATCGCAGATGGCATGATTCCGAAAATCGATAATTGCTTTTATGCTGTTGAAAGAGGCGTAGAAAAGGTATGTATCGGCCATCATTCCATGTTGGATTCAAAAAACGAACTTTTTACCACTATCACCTTATAA
- a CDS encoding Rossmann-fold NAD(P)-binding domain-containing protein yields the protein MKHYLSIKDIDSLSDWVSEARTLKANPMAHKNLGEGKTICLLFFNNSLRTRLSTQKAALNLGMDVMVMNFGSEGWQLEFEDGAVMNQGKSEHIKEAAKVVSQFCDIVAIRAFASLTDKEKDEAEIVLNGFKNYASIPVVNMESSVAHPLQALADAITIDEQHTKPRPKVVLSWAPHPKALPHAVANSFVEMMQLQNADFVITHPKGYELNPEITKDTVIEYDQEKAMENADFVYVKNWSSYSDYGKVISQDLDWMMTLEKLGNAKFMHCLPVRRNVVVEDAVLDGEQSLVIEQANNRTYAAQVVLKKILSSLTPKRGIKNDAL from the coding sequence ATGAAACACTATTTATCCATAAAAGACATTGACTCCCTTTCCGATTGGGTGTCGGAAGCAAGAACGTTAAAAGCGAATCCAATGGCTCATAAAAACTTGGGTGAAGGAAAAACGATTTGTTTACTATTTTTCAATAACAGTCTACGAACACGTCTCAGCACCCAGAAAGCTGCCTTGAATTTAGGCATGGACGTTATGGTAATGAATTTCGGTAGTGAAGGTTGGCAGTTAGAATTTGAAGATGGGGCCGTCATGAACCAAGGGAAATCGGAACACATCAAAGAAGCAGCAAAAGTGGTTTCGCAGTTTTGTGATATCGTTGCCATTCGTGCTTTTGCGTCTTTGACCGATAAAGAAAAAGACGAGGCAGAAATCGTTTTGAATGGGTTTAAAAACTATGCTTCTATTCCCGTCGTGAATATGGAAAGTTCTGTTGCCCATCCGCTGCAAGCACTGGCAGATGCCATTACCATTGATGAACAGCATACCAAACCAAGACCAAAAGTCGTACTTTCTTGGGCACCACACCCCAAGGCCTTGCCGCATGCCGTTGCCAATTCTTTTGTGGAAATGATGCAGTTGCAAAATGCGGATTTTGTTATAACGCATCCCAAAGGCTATGAATTGAATCCTGAAATTACTAAGGATACCGTGATTGAATATGACCAAGAAAAGGCAATGGAAAATGCAGATTTCGTTTATGTGAAAAACTGGAGTAGCTATTCGGATTACGGAAAAGTTATAAGTCAAGATTTAGATTGGATGATGACCTTGGAAAAATTGGGAAATGCAAAGTTCATGCACTGTCTGCCCGTTCGAAGAAATGTGGTAGTCGAAGACGCAGTTCTAGATGGAGAGCAATCTTTGGTTATCGAGCAAGCGAATAATCGAACGTATGCAGCACAGGTAGTTTTGAAAAAGATACTGAGCTCCCTAACCCCCAAAAGGGGAATTAAAAATGATGCCTTATGA
- a CDS encoding aspartate aminotransferase family protein, producing MNLFDVYPLYDVTPVSAKGIVVIDDKGQEYLDFYGGHAVISIGHSHPHYVKRLKDQLDKIGFYSNAVQNPLQKELATKLGQLSDCEDYNLFLCNSGAEANENALKMASFHTGKSRLIAFKNGFHGRTSAAVAATDNEKINAPLNKQQKVTILPLNDTSAFKTEIEKGDVCGVIIEAIQGVGGLDEPSTAFYQEIARLCKENEVVLIADEVQSGFGRSGKFFGFQHHGIQPDIISIAKGMGNGFPVGGILIHESIKASYGLLGTTFGGNHLACAATMAVLEIMEKENLIDNAKKLGKYFNEKAAAIPLVKRTKGRGLMLGLEFDFEVAELRKKLIYDQHLFTGGAKDKYVLRILPALNITKEDLDVFFEKLELALSE from the coding sequence ATGAACCTTTTCGATGTATATCCACTTTATGATGTGACTCCTGTTTCCGCAAAAGGAATCGTTGTTATAGATGACAAGGGACAAGAATATCTTGATTTTTACGGGGGTCATGCGGTGATTTCCATAGGGCATTCCCATCCACATTATGTGAAACGATTGAAAGACCAATTGGATAAAATTGGCTTCTATAGCAATGCGGTTCAAAATCCCCTGCAAAAAGAATTGGCAACTAAATTGGGACAACTTTCAGATTGTGAGGATTACAATTTGTTCTTATGCAATTCGGGTGCCGAGGCCAATGAGAACGCTTTGAAAATGGCCTCTTTTCATACAGGTAAAAGTCGGTTGATCGCTTTCAAAAATGGTTTCCATGGACGAACTTCTGCCGCAGTAGCAGCTACGGATAATGAGAAGATAAATGCTCCGCTCAATAAACAACAAAAGGTTACTATTCTTCCCTTAAATGATACTTCTGCCTTCAAAACAGAAATCGAAAAAGGAGATGTTTGCGGAGTCATCATTGAAGCGATTCAAGGCGTTGGAGGATTGGATGAACCATCCACCGCATTCTATCAAGAAATCGCACGACTCTGTAAAGAAAACGAAGTGGTATTGATAGCGGACGAAGTTCAATCCGGATTTGGAAGAAGTGGTAAGTTCTTTGGATTTCAGCACCACGGAATCCAACCTGACATTATTTCCATAGCAAAAGGAATGGGCAACGGCTTTCCGGTCGGAGGAATTTTGATTCATGAAAGCATCAAAGCTTCATACGGATTATTGGGCACTACTTTCGGTGGAAACCACCTCGCTTGTGCCGCTACGATGGCAGTTCTAGAAATCATGGAAAAAGAAAACCTGATTGACAACGCTAAAAAGCTAGGTAAATATTTTAATGAAAAAGCAGCAGCAATCCCATTGGTAAAACGAACTAAAGGAAGAGGATTGATGTTGGGACTTGAATTCGATTTCGAAGTAGCCGAACTCCGCAAAAAACTGATTTACGACCAACATCTATTCACGGGTGGGGCAAAAGACAAATACGTATTGCGGATTTTACCAGCCTTAAATATTACGAAAGAAGATTTAGATGTTTTCTTTGAAAAATTAGAACTAGCACTCAGCGAATAA
- the proC gene encoding pyrroline-5-carboxylate reductase, with product MKIAIIGTGNLGLSIAKGVLHSNGATSMYMTKRNVESIKAFESYGNVTVTSDNREAVQNSDILIFAVQPGHFSQILKDIKDLLTEKHVVISTITGFSISKIESIIGTDNYVIRSMPNTAISVGKSMTCVCANEMGKKRIDLAKAIFNRMGHSLEIPEEKMQAATVICASGIAFWMRLIRATTQGAIQLGFDAKEAQELAMHTCNGAASLLIESGNHPEEEIDRVTTPMGCTIKGLNEMEHQGLSSSLIRGIVASFDKITEFKTK from the coding sequence ATGAAAATAGCCATCATAGGAACAGGAAACTTAGGATTGTCCATCGCAAAAGGTGTATTGCACAGCAACGGAGCCACGAGTATGTACATGACCAAAAGGAATGTAGAATCCATCAAAGCGTTTGAAAGCTACGGAAACGTAACGGTCACTTCAGACAATCGAGAGGCAGTTCAAAATTCCGACATCTTGATTTTTGCAGTACAACCTGGTCATTTTTCACAAATCTTAAAAGACATCAAAGACTTGCTAACCGAAAAACATGTGGTCATTTCGACCATCACGGGATTCAGCATTTCAAAGATTGAAAGTATCATCGGAACGGATAACTATGTCATAAGAAGTATGCCGAATACGGCAATTTCCGTTGGGAAATCAATGACCTGTGTTTGTGCCAATGAAATGGGCAAGAAGCGTATTGATTTGGCAAAAGCGATTTTTAATAGAATGGGGCATTCCTTGGAAATTCCGGAAGAGAAAATGCAAGCAGCTACCGTTATCTGTGCAAGCGGCATCGCCTTTTGGATGCGCCTTATTCGTGCCACAACACAAGGTGCGATCCAATTGGGGTTTGATGCCAAAGAAGCGCAAGAATTGGCCATGCATACCTGCAATGGAGCAGCAAGTTTGTTGATTGAATCAGGCAATCATCCCGAAGAAGAAATTGACAGGGTTACCACCCCAATGGGTTGCACAATTAAAGGCTTGAATGAAATGGAACATCAGGGACTAAGTTCCTCATTGATTCGCGGAATCGTAGCCTCTTTTGATAAAATAACGGAGTTTAAAACAAAATAA
- the argC gene encoding N-acetyl-gamma-glutamyl-phosphate reductase: MIKAGIIGGSGYTGGELIRILLHHSEVEIDFVYSTTRAGKAVSSVHADLLGTTDLNFTGDVNSDVDVVFLCLGHGNSTKFLGEHQFSETTKIIDLSNDFRLQKDATLNGKNFIYGLPELNKSKIKKANYIANPGCFATAIQLGLLPLAKAGLLDKDIHVNAVTGSTGAGVSPSGTTHFSWRNSNVSWYKPFTHQHLGEINESLNSLQPNVGEVFFLPNRGNFTRGILATAYTKFKGDLEEAIKLFKDFYTDAEFTQMASEPIHLKQVVNTNQCHIHLHRHEDTLLITSAIDNLLKGASGQAVQNMNLMFGFEESEGLQLKAGVY; the protein is encoded by the coding sequence ATGATTAAAGCAGGAATAATAGGTGGTTCAGGATATACGGGAGGCGAATTGATCCGAATTCTTTTGCATCATTCGGAAGTTGAAATCGATTTTGTCTACAGTACAACACGTGCAGGAAAAGCAGTTTCTTCGGTACATGCTGATTTGTTAGGTACTACGGATTTGAACTTTACAGGAGATGTAAACTCCGATGTAGATGTGGTTTTTCTTTGCTTAGGGCACGGTAATTCAACTAAATTTTTAGGTGAACATCAATTTTCGGAAACAACCAAAATCATTGATTTGAGTAATGATTTTAGATTACAAAAAGATGCCACTTTAAACGGGAAGAACTTTATCTACGGATTGCCCGAGCTCAACAAATCAAAAATCAAGAAAGCCAATTATATCGCAAATCCGGGTTGCTTTGCGACTGCCATTCAGTTAGGTTTACTCCCATTGGCCAAAGCGGGATTACTGGATAAGGACATACATGTGAATGCTGTGACCGGAAGCACCGGGGCAGGTGTTAGTCCATCCGGCACCACACATTTCAGCTGGCGAAATAGCAATGTGAGTTGGTACAAACCTTTTACCCATCAGCATTTAGGGGAAATCAATGAAAGTTTGAATTCATTACAACCCAATGTTGGCGAGGTGTTTTTCCTTCCCAATAGAGGTAATTTCACTAGAGGTATTTTGGCAACGGCATACACCAAATTCAAGGGAGATTTGGAAGAAGCCATAAAGCTATTTAAGGATTTTTATACCGATGCAGAATTCACGCAAATGGCATCAGAACCCATCCATTTAAAACAAGTAGTGAATACAAATCAATGTCATATTCATTTGCACAGGCATGAGGACACTTTGTTGATCACATCAGCCATAGATAATCTCTTAAAAGGAGCATCGGGCCAAGCAGTTCAGAATATGAACTTAATGTTTGGGTTTGAAGAAAGCGAAGGATTACAATTGAAAGCGGGGGTGTATTAG
- the argG gene encoding argininosuccinate synthase, translating into MSKLVLAYSGGLDTSYCAKYLSKEKGYEVHAVSVNTGGFSSEEIKSIEEKALQLGATSYTSIDAVQTFYEKVVKYLIFGNVLKNNTYPLSVSAERIVQAIEIVNYAKKVGAKYIAHGSTGAGNDQVRFDMIFQIIAPEIEIITPIRDNKLAREEEIEYLKQNGVDYPWEKAKYSINKGLWGTSVGGDETLTSDKPLPDAAYPSQLQTKEPSEVKLTFEKGELVAIDGQKDNPVANIEKLEVMASKYAIGRDIHVGDTIIGIKGRVGFEAAAALIIIKAHHLLEKHTLSKWQQFQKEQQGNFYGMLLHEGNYLDPVMRNIEAFLTDTQKTVSGDVFVGLYPFQFRLNGISSKHDLMNASFGSYGEMNKGWTADEAKGFIKILSNSGRIYNHVNND; encoded by the coding sequence ATGAGCAAATTAGTTTTAGCATACAGCGGCGGATTAGACACCAGTTACTGCGCCAAATACCTAAGTAAAGAAAAGGGATACGAAGTACATGCCGTAAGCGTGAACACTGGGGGGTTTTCATCAGAGGAAATTAAATCCATTGAAGAAAAAGCGCTGCAACTGGGAGCAACTTCCTACACTTCAATTGATGCGGTTCAGACCTTCTATGAAAAAGTAGTCAAATATCTCATCTTTGGAAATGTCTTGAAGAACAATACGTATCCGTTATCCGTCAGTGCAGAGCGAATTGTACAAGCGATAGAAATCGTAAACTATGCGAAAAAGGTCGGTGCCAAATATATCGCTCACGGAAGCACGGGAGCCGGTAATGACCAAGTACGGTTTGATATGATTTTTCAGATTATCGCTCCTGAAATTGAAATCATTACTCCTATACGAGATAACAAATTGGCACGGGAAGAAGAAATAGAATATCTCAAACAGAACGGAGTTGATTATCCCTGGGAAAAAGCTAAATACTCTATCAACAAAGGTCTTTGGGGAACTTCCGTAGGTGGTGATGAAACACTGACTTCTGACAAACCATTGCCCGATGCTGCTTATCCAAGTCAATTGCAAACAAAAGAACCATCTGAAGTAAAACTGACTTTTGAAAAAGGAGAATTGGTTGCCATTGATGGTCAAAAAGACAATCCGGTCGCAAATATTGAAAAACTTGAGGTCATGGCATCCAAATATGCCATCGGAAGAGATATTCATGTAGGTGATACGATAATCGGCATCAAAGGCCGGGTCGGTTTTGAAGCTGCAGCGGCACTCATCATTATCAAAGCGCACCATTTGTTGGAAAAACATACGCTATCGAAATGGCAACAATTTCAGAAAGAGCAACAAGGTAATTTCTACGGAATGTTATTGCACGAAGGCAACTATCTAGACCCCGTAATGCGAAACATAGAGGCATTTTTGACCGACACGCAAAAAACCGTTTCAGGTGATGTTTTCGTGGGTTTATACCCATTTCAATTTAGATTGAATGGAATTTCCTCAAAACATGATTTGATGAATGCCTCCTTTGGAAGCTATGGCGAAATGAACAAAGGGTGGACAGCCGATGAAGCGAAAGGCTTCATCAAAATACTTTCGAATTCAGGAAGAATTTATAATCATGTAAACAATGATTAA
- a CDS encoding GNAT family N-acetyltransferase: protein MNIVVANTSHFKYAQIICDTIADSAKVRGTGIAKRTPEYIRKKLENGNAVIALDGDTFAGFCYIEIWGHEKYVANSGLIVHPDFRGKGLAKSIKQKIFELSKKKFPDAKIFGITTGLPVMKINYELGYKPVTFSELTDDPEFWKGCQTCKNFDVLTRTEQKMCLCTGMLYDPATKSKNKKVNGKAFKRLKSIKESLFLKKKTK, encoded by the coding sequence ATGAACATTGTTGTTGCTAACACATCACATTTCAAATACGCACAGATTATTTGCGATACCATTGCCGATTCAGCCAAAGTGCGCGGTACGGGAATTGCCAAGCGTACCCCGGAATACATTCGGAAGAAATTGGAAAATGGCAACGCCGTTATCGCTTTGGATGGCGATACGTTTGCCGGTTTTTGTTATATTGAAATTTGGGGCCATGAGAAGTATGTTGCCAATTCGGGACTAATCGTGCATCCTGATTTTCGGGGAAAAGGACTTGCAAAAAGTATCAAACAGAAGATTTTCGAGTTGTCAAAGAAAAAGTTTCCCGATGCAAAAATATTCGGGATTACCACAGGACTGCCCGTTATGAAAATCAACTATGAATTGGGCTATAAACCCGTGACCTTCTCTGAACTGACCGATGATCCAGAATTCTGGAAAGGCTGCCAAACCTGCAAAAATTTTGATGTGCTAACAAGAACGGAGCAAAAAATGTGTCTGTGTACAGGTATGTTATACGACCCAGCTACCAAATCAAAGAACAAGAAAGTGAATGGTAAAGCATTTAAAAGATTGAAAAGTATAAAAGAGAGTTTATTCCTTAAGAAAAAAACAAAATAA